A genomic region of Oryza glaberrima chromosome 1, OglaRS2, whole genome shotgun sequence contains the following coding sequences:
- the LOC127773612 gene encoding serine/threonine-protein kinase PKH2-like, whose product MAAPGLDEVMAFLTDHGFAGAASALRDDVLARAASAAGDAGSDSDAALDPQLPPLRLPASTSGGGGAPAAPPASASPGSSSDSASSSAFVSMRSSPSGMLNPYGVWSPRHSDTSSSEMEFGTARQYDATDFFFQEGWLYDDHLFHSKSELDDDNGEDKEEDKFVLGVHDGSGRIEMGVLSAGDDHRHEHVGNDGCEGCAEVYTCSSPLCGCCGEGLKNGGLEVVKDSSSTVYGRYQIIDDQTEILDECGMDGFQLKHPADVVLECHLPRDSGEGDERSELSVVEKELQMLSSFGTRVDADAFTSPGLVHDITDNAKLDDSIEKNMRNSSDKYLKEGYSIEPFPESSVDDTFEFGDIGPLNTDAQNSTAAKAEEENPETNVDLALANFHREYEVFELRIVHRKNRTGFEVSKDFPIVINSVIAGRYYVTEYLGSAAFSKVVQAHDLQTGTDVCLKIIKNDKDFFDQSLDEIKLLKFVNKYDPLDEYHVLRLYDYFYHQEHLFIVTELLRANLYEFQKYNQESGGEAYFTLPRIQAIARQCLEALVYLHHLRIIHCDLKPENILIKSYSRCEIKVIDLGSSCFLTDNLCLYVQSRSYRAPEVILGLPYDQRIDIWSLGCILAELYTGEVLFPNEPVPIMLAQMIGIIGPIDMEMLALGEETQKYFTDDYDLFTKNEETDQFEYLIPEKSSLQHHLQCPDSEFVDFLSYLLQINPRRRPTASEALQHQWLSFAY is encoded by the exons ATGGCGGCGCCGGGCCTGGACGAGGTCATGGCGTTCCTCACCGACCACGGGttcgcgggcgccgcctccgcgctccGCGACGACGtcctcgcccgcgccgcgtccgccgccggggacgccgGCTCCGATTCCGATGCCGCATTAGATCCCCAGCTCCCGCCCCTCCGGTTGCCGGCGTCCACGTCCGGAGGCGgtggggcgccggcggcgccgcctgcaAGTGCAAGCCCTGGCTCCAGCTCTGACTCGGCGTCGTCCTCTGCCTTCGTCAGCATGCGCTCCTCGCCCTCAG GGATGCTGAATCCATATGGAGTCTGGTCGCCGCGGCACTCGGACACGTCGTCATCGGAGATGGAGTTTGGCACAGCGCGTCAGTACGACGCCACCGACTTCTTTTTCCAAGAAGGTTGGCTTTACGACGACCATCTCTTCCATAGCAAGTCGGAGCTGGACGACGACAATGGAGAAGACAAAGAGGAGGACAAGTTTGTTCTTGGTGTCCACGATGGCTCAGGGAGGATAGAGATGGGAGTGCTTAGTGCCGGTGATGACCACCGTCATGAACATGTTGGCAATGACGGCTGTGAGGGATGTGCTGAGGTGTACACATGTTCATCACCGCTCTGCGGATGCTGTGGTGAGGGACTGAAGAACGGGGGGCTAGAGGTGGTGAAGGATTCTAGCTCCACTGTCTATGGGAGGTACCAGATCATTGATGACCAGACAGAGATACTTGATGAGTGTGGCATGGATGGGTTTCAGTTGAAGCACCCTGCGGATGTTGTGCTTGAGTGTCATTTGCCAAGAGATTCTGGGGAAGGAGATGAGCGATCGGAGCTGAGTGTAGTGGAGAAGGAGCTTCAAATGCTCAGTTCATTTGGTACTAGGGTTGATGCAGATGCTTTTACAA GTCCTGGACTTGTACACGATATCACAGACAATGCCAAACTGGATGATAGCATTGAAAAGAATATGAGAAACAGTAGCGACAAATATCTGAAGGAAGGTTATAGCATAGAGCCTTTCCCTGAGAGTTCTGTTGATGATACCTTTGAGTTTGGAGATATTGGACCATTGAATACTGATGCGCAAAACTCAACTGCTGCTAAAGCTGAGGAAGAAAATCCAGAGACAAATGTTGATCTCGCTCTCGCTAATTTCCATCGAGAATATGAGGTATTTGAACTGAGAATTGTCCACCGCAAGAACAG GACCGGCTTTGAAGTAAGCAAAGATTTCCCCATTGTCATAAATTCAGTTATAGCAGGAAGATATTATGTCACTGAATACCTTGGCTCAGCTGCATTCAGTAAAGTTGTGCAAGCACATGATCTTCAGACAGGAACTGATGTTTGccttaaaataattaaaaatgatAAGGATTTCTTTGATCAGAGTCTGGATGAGATCAAGCTTCTGAAGTTTGTGAACAAATACGATCCATTAGATGAGTATCATGTGTTGCGTCTCTATGACTATTTTTATCATCAG GAACACCTTTTTATTGTCACTGAATTACTGCGAGCAAATCTATATGAGTTCCAGAAATATAATCAGGAATCTGGTGGTGAAGCATACTTCACATTGCCTAGAATACAG GCAATAGCTCGGCAATGTTTAGAAGCCTTGGTATATTTGCATCATTTAAGGATCATTCATTGTGACCTGAAGCCTGAAAACATCCTTATCAAGAGCTACAGCAGATGTGAAATTAAGGTTATCGATCTTGGAAGTAGTTGCTTCTTGACAGACAACTTATGTCTCTATGTACAATCACGGTCATATCGAGCTCCTGAGGTCATTCTGGGGCTTCCTTATGATCAGAGGATTGATATTTGGTCTCTTGGTTGCATCCTTGCGGAACTCTACACTGGTGAG GTACTATTTCCTAATGAACCAGTGCCCATAATGCTTGCTCAAATGATCGGGATAATTGGCCCAATTGACATGGAAATGCTTGCCCTGGGAGAGGAGACGCAAAAGTATTTCACTGATGATTACGACCTTTTCACCAAGAACGAG GAAACAGATCAATTCGAGTATTTGATCCCAGAAAAGTCTTCTCTGCAGCATCACTTACAATGCCCTGATTCAGAGTTTGTTGATTTTCTATCCTATTTGCTGCAAATAAACCCCAGGAGAAGACCAACGGCAAGTGAAGCGCTACAACATCAATGGCTTTCATTTGCATACTAA
- the LOC127773621 gene encoding pentatricopeptide repeat-containing protein At5g39980, chloroplastic-like, with protein MPPTAAVAVAVAAATALPSPSSSSSHRRLPATAKSVWVNPSLPSSHPFHRRKPAEPQHQRQDHVPDLPALLAALSAARTASDLAAAVSPHRPVSPRLLGTLLSRLPDARRGVALLDLLAPDLPASALLIPYNLLLRSACRAGMLRLASGLLLEMRDRGVAPDAFSYSTLLAALTRAGHLDHALTFLPLMEDDAVAPDLVLFSNLIHLALRGSDAPKALALFSRLRGAAGIKPDLKAYNAAIAAYCKSDLLRDANRLLLHDMPSDGVAPDAESYSPILAALARRGRHLAAVSLFTHMRAVARVKPDLSVFNIVLNAYGQLDLAREADRLFWSMRRAGVAPSVVTYNTMLRVYGDAGLFGEAVHLFGLMRSAASDGSDRGGSVIKPNVVTYNTMIAIYGKSLEDEKAGSLVQDMQANGIQPNAITYSTILSIWVKAGKLDRAGKLFEKLREAGTEIDPVLYQTMVVAYERAGLVSQSKRLLHDLKDSEDVPKETAIKILANAGRVEEAAWLFRRAADAGDVRDTSVYRMMIDLFAKSRRHRSVIEVFDEMRKAGSLPDSETIAITMNAHGKLKEFDKAAALYRAMREEGCVFSDRVHFQMVSLLGAQKDFDALEALLGELSDDPSIDKRELYLVAAGVYERACKFDESSQIISQIRSPNAIGVQKFR; from the coding sequence atgccgccgaccgccgccgtcgccgtcgccgtggccgcggccaccgcgctcccttctccctcctcctcctcctcccaccgccgcctccccgccacCGCAAAATCCGTCTGGGTAAACCCCAGCCTCCCGAGCTCCCACCCCTTCCATCGCCGGAAACCCGCCGAGCCCCAGCACCAGCGCCAGGACCACGTGCCCGACCTCCCCGCGCTCCTCGCGGCCCTTTCCGCCGCGCGCACGGCCTCCGACCTGGCCGCCGCGGTCTCCCCGCACCGCCCCGTCTCCCCGCGCCTCCTCGGCacgctcctctcccgcctccccgacgcgcgccgcggcgtcgcgctCCTCGACCTCCTCGCGCCAGACCTCCCCGCCTCCGCGCTCCTCATCCCGTACAACCTCCTGCTCCGCTCCGCGTGCCGCGCCGGGATGCTCCGCCTCGCCTCCGGCCTCCTCCTGGAGATGCGGGACAGAGGGGTCGCCCCCGACGCGTTCTCGTACTCCACGCTCCTCGCGGCGCTCACCCGCGCGGGCCACCTCGACCACGCGCTCACCTTCCTGCCGCTCATGGAGGACGACGCCGTAGCGCCCGACCTCGTGCTCTTCTCCAACCTCATCCACCTCGCCCTCCGCGGGAGCGACGCGCCCAAGGCGCTCGCGCTCTTCTCCCGCCTTCGGGGCGCCGCCGGGATCAAGCCCGACCTCAAGGCCTAcaacgccgccatcgccgcgtaCTGCAAGTCCGACCTGCTCCGGGACGCCAACCGGCTCCTTCTCCACGACATGCCCTCCGACGGCGTCGCGCCCGACGCGGAGTCGTACTCCCCCATCCTCGCCGCGCTGGCGCGCCGCGGGCGGCACCTCGCGGCCGTGTCGCTCTTCACGCACATGCGCGCCGTGGCGCGCGTCAAGCCCGACCTGTCCGTGTTCAACATCGTGCTCAACGCGTACGGGCAGCTCGACCTCGCGCGGGAGGCGGACCGGCTGTTCTGGTCCATGCGCCGTGCTGGTGTCGCCCCGAGCGTGGTCACCTACAACACCATGCTCCGCGTGTACGGCGACGCCGGGCTGTTCGGGGAGGCGGTCCACCTGTTCGGCCTCATGCGTAGCGCCGCTTCCGATGGCAGCGACCGCGGTGGCAGCGTCATCAAGCCGAACGTGGTGACGTACAACACCATGATCGCCATCTACGGCAAGTCGCTGGAGGACGAGAAAGCCGGGAGCCTGGTGCAGGACATGCAGGCCAATGGCATCCAGCCCAATGCCATCACCTACTCAACCATCCTGTCCATATGGGTGAAGGCCGGGAAGCTCGACCGTGCCGGGAAGCTGTTCGAGAAGCTCCGGGAAGCCGGCACGGAGATCGACCCGGTGCTTTACCAGACGATGGTCGTGGCCTACGAGCGTGCCGGGCTTGTTTCACAATCCAAGCGCCTGTTGCATGACCTCAAAGACTCAGAGGACGTCCCCAAGGAGACAGCCATCAAAATCTTGGCGAATGCCGGCCGAGTGGAGGAGGCCGCATGGCTGTTCCGCCGTgcagccgacgccggcgacgtcaGGGACACATCGGTGTACCGAATGATGATTGACTTGTTCGCAAAGAGCCGGAGGCACCGGAGTGTGAtcgaggtgttcgacgaaatgagGAAGGCGGGGTCTTTGCCGGACTCGGAGACGATCGCCATCACGATGAATGCTCATGGTAAGCTGAAGGAGTTcgacaaggcggcggcgctgtaccGGGCGATGAGGGAGGAAGGATGCGTCTTCTCAGACAGGGTGCACTTCCAGATGGTCAGCCTGCTCGGCGCCCAGAAGGACTTCGACGCGCTGGAGGCACTGCTCGGTGAGCTTAGCGATGACCCAAGCATCGACAAGAGGGAGCTTTACCTTGTGGCTGCCGGCGTGTACGAGAGAGCATGCAAGTTTGATGAGTCGTCACAGATTATCAGCCAGATAAGAAGCCCCAACGCCATTGGTGTCCAGAAGTTCAGATGA
- the LOC127773631 gene encoding uncharacterized protein LOC127773631, translated as MAAAEVYSPTAAAAAQQQQRGKVAAQAWQAVVGWIGFLLQVLLQILRGTPSCAQLLSFVGFRYPLLSGPADSEQSPSVAFMPLRSEIPADTAPAPTPPPESLQRLTVVLDLDETLVSAYESSSLPAIVRTQAVEAGLHCFDMECISTEKDVEGRNKVNHVTVFERPGLHEFLQKTSEFADLILFTAGLEGYARPLVDRIDVHNRFKLRLYRPSTVTTEYREHVKDLSCVSKDFCRVVIVDNNPFSFILQPLNGIPCVPFSAGQHNDDQLMEVIFPLLKHLSIQRDVRPALYERFHMPEWFQKHGIPQTDQAV; from the exons atggcggcggcggaggtgtactcgccgacggcggcggcggcggcgcagcagcagcagcgggggaaggtggcggcgcaggCGTGGCAGGCGGTGGTGGGGTGGATCGGGTTCCTCCTCCAGGTCCTGCTCCAGATCCTCCGGGGCACCCCATCCTGCGCCCAGCTCCTCTCCTTCGTCGGGTTCCGCTACCCGCTCCTCTCCGGGCCGGCCGACTCCGAGCAGTCGCCGTCGGTGGCCTTCATGCCGCTCCGCTCCGAGATCCCGGCCGACACGGCCCCTGCGCCGACGCCCCCGCCGGAATCCCTGCAGCGCCTCACG GTTGTGCTTGATTTGGATGAAACTTTAGTTTCTGCATATGAATCATCCAGTCTTCCAGCTATTGTACGCACCCAAGCTGTTGAAGCTGGATTACATTGCTTTGACATGGAGTGCATATCCACTGAGAAG GATGTTGAAGGGAGAAACAAAGTGAATCATGTCACCGTTTTCGAACGTCCTGGTTTGCACGAGTTCTTGCAGAAAACTAGTGAATTTGCAGATCTTATTCTCTTTACAGCAGGTTTGGAAG GTTATGCAAGACCTTTAGTTGACAGAATAGATGTCCATAATAGATTCAAACTCCGTCTATATCGTCCATCAACTGTTACTAC GGAATACAGAGAACATGTCAAAGATCTTTCTTGCGTGTCAAAAGATTTCTGCAGAGTTGTCATTGTTGACAACAACCCATTCAGTTTCATATTGCAACCTTTGAATGGAATACCCTGTGTTCCATTTTCAGCTGGACAACATAATGATGATCAG CTCATGGAAGTTATATTTCCACTTCTGAAGCATCTCTCTATCCAGAGAGATGTTAGACCAGCACTATACGAAAGATTTCATATGCCTGAATGGTTCCAAAAACATGGCATCCCCCAAACTGATCAGGCAGTGTAA
- the LOC127785096 gene encoding uncharacterized protein LOC127785096: MQAIRPGRSCRLGRSCGRDAVSSRCLARLHRSSGSSNGGGGAVRCAKAAAQSMEAVKKDEEARVVALRAVEATPESFAPFGQVIAATPDGDEFGPHDAQLDLTRGIPRFYIMRLEKRPLEFWTITHHASVTQCLGSIGGEDWYLGVAKPSIVEDGAHEQGGDGRKPVQSRAGHYYLPPDPAEVCVFRVSGAKFLKLHIGTWHAGPQFKADAVDFYNLELSNTNIVDHTTHDFKKDDGVTFVIED; this comes from the exons ATGCAGGCGATTCGCCCGGGCCGTTCGTGCCGCCTGGGCCGTTCCTGCGGCCGCGACGCCGTCTCCTCCCGCTGCCTTGCTCGGCTCCACCGTAGCAGCGGCAGTAGCAACGGGGGCGGAGGAGCAGTGAGGTGCGCGAAGGCAGCCGCGCAGTCGATGGAGGCCGTGAAGAAGGACGAGGAGGCGAGGGTGGTGGCGCTGCGGGCGGTGGAGGCAACGCCCGAGTCGTTCGCGCCGTTCGGCCAGGTCATCGCCGCCACACCCGACGGCGACGAGTTCGGCCCCCACGACGCCCAGCTCGACCTCACCCGCGGCATCCCAAG GTTCTACATCATGAGGTTGGAGAAGCGGCCGCTCGAGTTCTGGACGATCACCCACCACGCGAGCGTGACCCAGTGCCTCGGCTCCATCGGCGGCGAAGATTGGTACCTCGGCGTGGCCAAGCCCTCGATCGTGGAGGATGGGGCACACGAGCAGGGCGGCGATGGGAGGAAGCCCGTGCAGTCGCGTGCTGGCCACTACTACCTTCCTCCCGATCCAGCTGAAGTCTGCGTCTTCAGGGTTTCCGGCGCTAAGTTTCTGAAGCTGCACATCGGGACCTGGCATGCGGGGCCGCAGTTCAAGGCGGATGCGGTGGATTTCTACAACCTGGAGCTCAGCAACACCAAT ATTGTCGACCACACTACGCACGATTTCAAGAAAGACGACGGGGTAACTTTTGTGATTGAGGACTGA
- the LOC127785113 gene encoding uncharacterized protein At4g08330, chloroplastic-like — protein MVRSLDSYPSIKDVTYSCGYCGYALNLSSSTRNTANIGSKYGKQIKKGVVSFFAVDESRFTQADEVTCVPYFHSRRSWGLFRRRSRLLCRKCGGRIGSAYEEDEPAAAALPACDGPDDLRTTSSGSSGSASSQKNYVIKINALQPSSDDSDAVAFTL, from the exons ATGGTGAGGTCTCTCGACAGCTACCCCTCCATCAAAGATGTCACCTACAG CTGCGGATACTGCGGGTACGCGCTGAACCTGAGCTCGTCGACGCGGAACACGGCGAACATCGGGTCCAAGTACGGGAAGCAGATCAAGAAGGGGGTCGTCTCCTTCTTCGCGGTGGACGAGAGCCGGTTCACGCAGGCCGACGAGGTCACCTGCGTGCCCTACTTCCACTCGCGGCGCTCCTGGGGGCTCTTCCGGCGGAGGTCGCGGCTGCTGTGCCGGAAGTGCGGCGGCCGCATCGGCAGCGCCTACGAGGAGGACgaacccgccgccgcggcgctgcccGCGTGCGACGGCCCGGACGACCTGCGCACCACGAGCTCCGGGAGCAGCGGCAGCGCGTCGAGCCAGAAGAACTACGTGATCAAGATCAACGCGCTGCAGCCCTCGTCGGACGATTCTGATGCTGTTGCCTTTACCCTATGA
- the LOC127785085 gene encoding serine carboxypeptidase-like 27, whose product MAHKAAALVLLLVSVSVAAAASGDQESDRIRELPGQPAKVRFSQYSGYVTVNQAHGRALFYWLVEAVPAAGPIAPLVLWLNGGPGCSSVGYGASEEVGPFRIRPDGKTLYLNPNSWNKAANLLFLESPAGVGFSYSNKTLDLYVAGDAKTASDAYAFLVNWLERFPQYKYREFYIAGESYAGHYVPQLAQLIYEQNKGIQNPIINLKGFMVGNAVTDDYHDYLGTFEYWWTHGLISDNTYHNLKKTCLLESSEHPSPECLKNLNLASSEEGNIDPYSLYTKPCNNTASLKLGLGGRYPWLSRAYDPCTERYSSIYYNRPEVQIAMHANTTGIQYSWKTCSDIVGSYWADSPKSMLPIYQELIAAGIRIWVFSGDTDAVVPVTATRYSIDALKLPTLVNWYPWYDHGKVGGWSQVYKGLTLVTIAGAGHEVPLHRPREALILFRHFLQNTPMPTQ is encoded by the exons ATGGCTCACAAGGCCGCGGCTCTGGTGCTGCTGCTAGTGTCAGTGTcagtggcggccgcggcgtcgggcGACCAGGAGAGCGACCGGATCCGGGAGCTCCCCGGGCAGCCGGCGAAGGTGAGGTTCTCGCAGTACTCCGGCTACGTGACGGTCAACCAGGCGCACGGCCGCGCGCTCTTCTACTGGCTGGTGGAGGCGGTGCCGGCGGCCGGGCCCATCGCGCCGCTCGTCCTGTGGCTCAACGGCGGGCCGGGGTGCTCGTCGGTCGGGTACGGCGCGTCGGAGGAGGTCGGCCCGTTCCGGATCAGGCCCGACGGGAAGACGCTGTACCTGAACCCCAATTCTTGGAACAAGG CGGCGAATTTGCTGTTCTTGGAGTCGCCGGCCGGCGTGGGGTTCTCGTACTCGAACAAGACGTTGGATCTGTACGTCGCAGGAGATGCTAAGACAG CATCGGATGCTTATGCATTTCTGGTGAACTGGTTGGAGAGATTCCCACAATACAAGTACAGGGAGTTCTACATTGCTGGGGAGAGCTATGCAG GGCATTACGTTCCCCAGTTAGCCCAGCTCATCTATGAACAGAACAAGGGCATTCAGAATCCAATAATTAATCTCAAAGGATTCATG GTGGGTAATGCGGTTACTGATGACTACCACGACTATCTTGGTACCTTTGAGTATTGGTGGACTCATGGCCTCATCTCTGACAACACTTATCACAACCTGAAGAAGACATGCTTGCTTGAGTCCTCTGAGCACCCTTCTCCTGAATGTCTAAAGAACCTGAACCTAGCCAGTTCAGAAGAAGGCAATATCGATCCTTACAGCCTGTATACAAAGCCCTGCAATAATACAGCCTCTCTCAAACTTGGCTTGGGAGGACGCTAC CCTTGGTTATCCAGAGCATATGATCCCTGCACAGAAAGATACTCAAGTATTTACTACAACCGGCCAGAAGTGCAGATAGCGATGCATGCTAACACCACTGGGATTCAATATTCATGGAAAACTTGCAG CGATATTGTCGGATCTTACTGGGCAGATTCCCCGAAATCTATGCTTCCTATCTACCAAGAATTGATTGCAGCTGGTATCAGGATATGGGTTTTCAG TGGGGATACAGATGCTGTAGTTCCTGTTACTGCAACAAGGTACTCAATAGATGCTCTTAAGCTTCCAACTCTGGTCAATTGGTACCCTTGGTATGACCACGGAAAG GTTGGAGGTTGGAGTCAAGTGTATAAAGGATTAACTCTCGTCACTATAGCAGGCGCAGGCCATGAGGTACCACTACACCGGCCTCGAGAAGCACTTATATTATTCAGACACTTCTTGCAGAATACACCCATGCCAACTCAATAG
- the LOC127785104 gene encoding ATP-dependent Clp protease adapter protein CLPS2, chloroplastic-like has protein sequence MTTPATAMAISSRAAACGALIFPTTASAAPVSRSVSVDQRVSHRRRKAVAVAAVPHASSGGALLERPAFDQSQLDTLPVTQEGGDTGRMRDRRGSGSGDSYKVLIIDDARHTEKLVEKALPQVVPSVTAEAARQLFHASRQKGAALVIVAVKEHAEFYAQMMVRQGLRSAIEPESDLAS, from the exons ATGACAACGCCTGCCACTGCCATGGCCATCAGTAGCAGAGCAGCTGCGTGCGGCGCGCTCATCTTCCCGACCACCGCATCCGCCGCTCCGGTCTCCCGGAGCGTCTCCGTGGACCAAAGAGTCAGCCAccggcggaggaaggcggtggcggtggcggccgtgcCGCacgccagcagcggcggcgcgctgctGGAGCGGCCGGCCTTCGACCAGTCCCAGCTCGACACGCTTCCCGTGACACAAGAAG GAGGGGACACCGGAAGGATGAGGGACAGGAGGGGCTCTGGAAGCGGTGACAGCTACAAAGTTTTGATCATAGACGACGCCCGCCACACCGAGAAGCTTG TGGAGAAGGCCTTGCCGCAGGTGGTGCCGTCCGTgaccgcggaggcggcgcggcagctCTTCCACGCGTCCCGGCAGAAAGGCGCCGCGCTCGTCATTGTCGCCGTGAAG GAACACGCCGAATTCTACGCGCAGATGATGGTTCGGCAGGGACTCCGCTCCGCCATCGAGCCTGAATCCGATTTGGCAAGTTAA